The Diorhabda carinulata isolate Delta chromosome 4, icDioCari1.1, whole genome shotgun sequence genomic interval tcagttttttaaatatcaattgtgattgttataaaatatttttagtatcaTGAAAAGttactattattttaaaaattggtaatttaatCATCCAATCAACTATTGATATATTCAgaaatagtttttgaatatacaataaacaacAATTATAAACGAACGaacgtattttttattctttcttcgTACCATAtggaaaataattgatgattttaCTTAAAAGTCACGTGAGAAGCTTAAATTTCAACAACTAAAGAAGACAGTGAAATTATTCACGTACCAATTTACATTCGTACTACGAAATTTCACTTAAAAAGTGTTAGTTTAATCAGAGACGGATCaagctaataaaaaataacaaaataaaaaataactgatattttatttctaatattgatTCAAATCCCATCTCTATATAATATTTATGGTTATTActgtattatattattaataagtaTAAAAAAACACTCAATTCTATatgtatttaattcaaatttagtttGGAATGAAATATAGTTCAATATCATATACATATAATGTTACGGttcatatttcttattaaaaatacgtTGTTATTAAACTTGGACATCCAATACAATCTATTTCGTTCCGCTTCTCTCATtttatatacctactaaaataTTAtggttatttaataattatttcacacCACAATGTATATGGTATTTCTACACCATCTAATCAAAAATTCACTCAGCATCTTTTACGTGCAACAAGATGTCCGCCGTGTAATTTATacctattattaatagaaatataatcAAAGCGCCATCGGTTTATCAACGgcttataaaaagaaaaatgtcttaTCGTGACGATATACCCACTTAatgatattaataaaacaagatTAAAGCTTAAtagatgaatttttataataaacttgtTTTAGTTACATAGATACGTGATGGTATttatcctaacctcaaaaaaacagtTTCCGAATCgtcaattttattgaaaaatgataaattacgttatataaaaaaattatacaattcacagtttttttttaagatatataaaatattctgaaacgaaacttttaaataaattcaacaaaaattgtttttgtttccgtttttttttatgcATTTCAACAAACGTGAATATAAAGATGGCCGCGGTTATCTGGTAACTGTAACTGTATTAAAAAACTACATGTTACAGAAAAAAcctttatatacaatatttaaaatagatGTAATTAAAATAACATCAACTACCGTGGAATCATTTGGTtagatatatataaaatacgAGTATTTAATGACtttgtatatgaataattttagaaaaatctgCACATCTATAACAGTACAACAAAACCGGATGTATATAGACTAAgtacaatgaaaaatttctacTCAAATTAAACACGCTCTCACATACTTTTCTCGTTTATTATTTTCCCAAGCattcagttatttattataattgaattaaatgcaCTATCAATTAACAGTAGTTAGTGAAAAAAATCAGGGCATAAGTGAGTTCAAGAAGTTTATATAGCGTGAATTCTTCTAAATCCGGATTTTCAAGCCATGTCAATGCGATTTAAAATGAAGTAGTACCGAACGACCTAAATCGATATGATTTACTAAAATTGGGAACATAAATGAATCTCTACACCACCGATCATTCATTAATGCACATTTGCCAGatttcttttgaatttataatagtTTGAATCGCAAGATGATAagctatttttattattgttaaaattacaataaaaattgaaacaaatatttcccagtgataaagaatttaaaatattaaaacgaaatatgatatctttcaaataaaaaaacaaaattaaatatgttttactCTTCATTTAGTACTGTTTTTAcgtttattttatatctatcgGCAACGCTGTAACTTACTCTATCCAATACAAACTAGACAGTTTTTTATACGTTACCAACTGTCGAACATTGAGTTTAACTATATGTGATGTTGccaaatttaatttcaagtagcaaaatttctgtttatattattttttatttaaaatttgtaatgaattaaaacatttctaGTATAACCTCGATATTTGTAGCTTAATTATGTTATGCAGAATAAATttcttacattatttttttaaaataaatcttttcaatAACTCAATCAGTAATCACAATAAAAAGAtgttatatttagaaaaatggaaaaaaacattatttaaattaataaaatgaaattattgaatgattcagttacaaaaaaagacgAATATTTatcgttttaataaaattatgttaaacAAAATCgagtttatgaaaaatatgacaaCGTTGTGTCTGTAATATTCTGTAATGAATCACTgcttaatataaatagaaacacgtttttttttctcaattgtatataaaaaaaaattatattgttttactCTTCGTTTAGTACTATTTTTAcgtttattttatatctatcgGCAACGCTGTAACTTATTCTACTCAATATAATCTAGATAGTTTTTTATACGTTACCAACTGTCGACATTAAGTTTAACTATATGTGATGTTGccaaatttaatttcaagtagcaaaatttctgttaatattatttgttatttaaaatttgtaatgaattaaaacatttctaGTATAACCTCAATATTTGTAGTTTAATTATGTTATGCAgaatgaattattgaaataattcagtaataaaaaagACGAATATTTAtcgttttaatgaaattatgcTAAGCTAAATCGAGTTTATGAAAAACATGGCAACGTTGTGTCTGTAATATTCCGTAATGAATCACTgcttaatataaatagaaacacatttttttcatttgtataaataaaaaccaaaattaaattgttttactCTTCGTTTAGTACTGTTTTTAcgtttattttatatctatcgGCAACGCTGTAACTTATTCTACTCAATATAATCTAGATAGTTTTTTATACGTTACCAACTGTCGAACATTGAGTTTAACTATATGTGATGTTGccaaatttaatttcaagtaGCAAAGTTtctgtttatattattttttatttaaaatttgtaatgaattaaaacatttctaGTATAACCTCAATATTTGTAGTTTAATTATGTTATGCAgaatgaattattgaaataattcagtaataaaaaagACGAATATTTAtcgttttaatgaaattatgcTAAGCTAAATCGAGTTTATGAAAAACATGGCAACGTTGTGTCTGTAATATTCCgtaatataaatagaaacacatttttttttttcatttgtataatatattaaagaTTTTACGTCGCCAAAATCCCGTGAACTCTTAACCTATACACGCAAGTATAATCAGGGTTATTATGATTAGTTAGAACACGAAATTCTatataactataaaaattaGACTGATTAATATCGAATGTTTGAATCGATTGTCCATTCAATTTAAACGTGAACCTCCCAATGTATTCACCTTTTTCGTTAACGTCTTTAAGACCCCATATCTCGAAATCCTTAGGAGCCGATTGTATATCTAAAGTCGGCGACATATTTTCGGGAATATGTTCAATAGTTACggcgtttatttttattttacccAACAGTTTAATGACGACTCCGCCACTAGAGCCTTTCAAAGCCCAGCAATGTCCCGGGGACATATCCGCTTGCAGCATCGCTCTGGGACCGTGCATTCCTTCGCAAAGTGTGATCCCCAATATGGATTTCGACGCGTCGAAGTTTTCCGTGTCTTTAGATAATCTCACGATTCTCCCACCGGAAGTTTCTAAAGCAAAATCCGTTCTTCCTGTTTTATCCCAActatatttttccaattctttctGTATcgattttctaatatttctccTCATGGTTTCTTGTTCTCTTTTCATATTGTGTAGAGCAGTTTCTATACGAAATATTCTCCCTtctatttcaatattatcttcAACATTTTGTTTAACGTTATTTATCTTTTCGGTTATACCTCGTATTTGCTCGCCATGATGTATGATTACGATGATTATATATAAtgatatcaagaaaaaaatgccgtaaaaatattttttccaaccGTTTTGGGATGGTATTGATGGGCAAAGTCTTCTCGTCGAGTGcatctcaaatttttgaaacattaattttttaaaatgtctaaTTCTGACAAGTTATCGATTGTTGTCACGTATTATTAGTATGCtataaaaaagaggaaaaatttcatttactcAACACGACGAAGTGGCAACATCGAAAATCTTCCAACTTGACAGTTGATTAGTTGCCGTATTGACcaatttattactaataaatGAATAcggtaattttttgaaattatataatataatataatctatttaaaataatattatttgtattaagaactatattcataaacaatttatattatgaCATTATTAACCTAATTCGTTATTAACTTTATGAGATATTATCGAATATCATTCGATTGTGAATCTTTAGCTGTCACGtaaactaaaaaagaagaaaaatatttcacatatttctaATCAAAAATTAACTAGAATTCAACATTTAGTTCGATGGTTTCTGAATCATGAAATACATGTTTCGAGGGTAGCGCTTTTTCGTATAATGAAATAACGATCCAATTTCGTAACTTCCAAAAaggataattgaaaaataatgacgaaattggaaatttcataaaaataatcttttctAATCAAAAATTAACTAGAATTCAACATTTGGTTCGATGGTTTCTGAATCATGAAATACATGTTTCGAGGGTAGCGCTTTTCCGTATAATGAAATAACGATCCAATCTCGTAACTTCGAAAacgataattgaaaaataatgacgaaattggaaatttcataaaaataatcttttttgataaaaaattaactagaaTTCAACATTTGGTTCCATGGTTTCTGAATCATGAAATACATGTTTCGAGGGTAGCGCTTTTCCGTATAATGAAATAACGATCCCATCTCGTAAGttcaaaaacgaaaattatatgttttgaaaaataatgacgaaattggaaatttcataaaaataatcttttctAATCTAAAATTAACTAGAATTCAACATTTGGTTCGATGGTTCCTGAATCATGAAATACATGTTTCAAGGGTAGCGCTTTTAAGTATAATGAAATAACGATCCCATCCCGTAACTTCGAAATCGAAAGATTACAAACTTGACAGTTGATTAGTTGTCATATTGACcaatttattactaataaataaatacggtaattttttgaaattatataatataatataatctatttaagataatatttttggtattaaGAACTATATtcataaacaatttatattattacattattaacCTTATTCGTTATTAACTTTATGAGATATTATCGATTATCATTCGATTGTGGATCTTTAGCTgtcaagtaaaataaaaaagaagaaaaaaaatttcacattcataatattattatattatttcgaaGATTTGGCAACGTACTTAAACcctataattataatttttcatttgtttcagaTGAAACTATCACTATCCACTCTCGTAATCTTCATTGTACTAAAAGTAATAGAATGTTTTCCATTAGAAACTTCCAACGAACGAAGAGAGAGAcaattgtcatattttgatattcttcCATCTAAATTAGATTACAATAACCTAGAATTAACTAACGGCAACTACATGCCTCTCACTATAGAAGATAATCCTCTAAGTAGGGCCGTTCCGTCTAGAAAACAAAACTACGACTCGCCAGTTTATTATATTAGAATGCCCCCACAACCTTACGTTTTCGTTTCCGGTATCGGGTACGTCTCTCCCCCAGTATCTCACCCGATGTCACAACTTTTAAATATTCCCGTGCCGTTTGTTTCGAACGGTAAACCTAATTCTATATATCAATGGTCCGggggatttcaaaattttcccaCCGAAGTTGCCCCTACGTATCCTAGTTATACTCAAGTTAAACCTAAACCTCAGGAATCTACGAAGAAGCCTTTAGCGGATTCTACTATTCATAGATTACCAGGAAATTTCGCTTTCAATGGAAAACCTGAAGATATTTATGTTTTAAGAGACTCTTATAATTCGTTGTTGAGTGATGTTTTACAAAACGTATATCCttaatgttaatttatattCGAAAAGTTATATTTATTCTTAAGGTTAggtttttacgttttttttaacttttgagTCCTTAAAATATGGATTTATGACTTTTATTGCGCCGGATTGTTAGACAAAACATCATGTTGAAATGTATAACTGGTTGTATAACTATAGCGTTGTCAGCAATGATtcttatgtcaaaaaatatcattttttccagtctagttgttaaaattaaaatttaaacaaacgaaatatttgaaaaagttaattatAATTGAGAGTTAGGTATCCctagtatttattatttataatgtagaATAATACGAttgtaaatattagtttatGTAGTGTTGAACAcggtaatttatttttatttattaaatgaaattgtatTATACTGTTGTTTTATTTGCGTGTAAAAAATTCGACCAAAAAACTCTCTTTTGCTAAATAAGCAACCATTGATGATGTATTTCtaaaatgtttagaaataaACCAGTCCAACAAGAatctacaatatttataattagtttgatttaaaaatatcatttagaTAAACCAGTTGATATTGAAACAACTTTTTTAACGACATAATTAATTAACCCGATATCCTAATTGACCTTTATCACGTAAATATACTTCCGCTAGTTTAGTGTATTGTGTAAACATTGCTTGGGACGTCAACGTATATAGTGatcataacctcaatttttgttgtgttttgtGATCTGCATCAACACTTCGTCGGTATGATAGcttctattttcaattaattttgaatattccaaaGTATAGTTTTCGAGTTTAATATGTCAGGTATTCTCGAAGAAAAATTGAGGGAAGCAGCTAGCATTGGAGACACCGAAAGGGTGACTATGTTGCTCTCTCAAAACGTAGATGTAAATTCTCAAAACTCCGTAAATGGATGGTAAATAATACGTAAATTAATAtctgatatataaaaatgaacgtatattatgattatatataaatttctctGTGTTTACtcttgaaatttatataaaaaatgattttgtttagGACGGCACTTCATTGGGCTTATAAAAGAggaaacgaaaatattataaaactcCTTAATGATCATGGAGCGAATccagatataaaaaattttaaagggCAAACTCCTAACGATTTATGTCCAAATTTAAATACTTCAAATGATACAAGTGATTACGGATCTAagtttattccaaattatttaaaaaatcccCCTCTTCAGATTGATCTAGAGTTAGGAAATAGAATGAGGAAAGGTTCTGATTTTGCAAACATGCCCATTACTCCATTACCCGTGTTACAAAATGATGGTAAGtgttataatttttcagttgTTCGTTGTAGAATTTAAGTTATTATTTAGTACCTGTAACTGGATCAAATCACACTGGAACCTTCTGGTTTCAGTCCgaaaatgtgtttgtttttgCAGATCTCGTTTTAAAAGTGAGAGTTCACGGATCATCCGATCCAGATTTCATTGAAATCGAAATTCCCAGATGGAAATTAACGTATTCCCATCTAATGAATGTATGTTGTCAGGAATTGGAGATTCTTGATAGTCAAGTCGAACGGATAAGAAAACTTCCTAACACGAGATTGAGAAAAGACAGCGACGTGAAACGTTTGAGGGACTATCAAGCTTTAGAAGTTGTTATTAAATCCCCCTTGAACGGAGATAAAATGACAAATTGCTATCCAAGCATATCGACAAAAAACCAGACTattctttattgaaataaagtGATTATTCCAGATATgttgtgattttttataaacttgaaattttaaaagaattttttgaactaGAGCTTTCGAATACCTTATGCTTTTCACTTGAAGATTATGCTTATTGAAAATGCTACTTATTTATAATAGAATGTTCGAATTATTCATCCTATCTCAAATAAAGGAATTTATTGATTACAATGGGTATTTTCATAtacattatttcatttaattgatacttattcataattatttcgtTTTACATAATCCTTCGTGAAAAATCAGTCCGTCAGCTTCATATTACACTTTTCTTAACAACAactttaaaaatacaattttatttacatttttactgtttttttttatataaaaaaactattaatttagCTCCAATATCTTAATTTATAATAGGTCTTGAATATAAATTAGTAGTTCAAATGCTCGTTATTCATAATGACAAGATAGACATATTAactgtcaaaataaaaaagtagattTATGCGATAAATTTTAGTTCTATGATCAACATATcgttaattttatacaaaaagaaaggTCGATTCGAATCGATACTATAAGAGATGtttgataatttgtataaaaatttatttgtgatctgtttttaatacatattcgCTACTgttaaaaataagttataaacCATCACGGAAAACGTAGCATATCTCTATGAATTAGTTATGGTTTCattaactataataataaaatagaagaagaagtaggtttggaatttaaaacaaaataaatgtttaattttaaaataatatggaTGAAGAGTAAGTTAATAACGTATTCCCTatcgaaaatattaattaagtaTCCCATTGTAGAGTGAAAGATATTATAAAATGTCATAGAAATCCACTAACTAAAGTAGATCTAATTGGACCGAAGCTATTTTCTAAAGATTCCTCTTTACAAACTCGAAatcttatttcaaaaaatttggaaagtttGGAAAATGCTTTGAGAaatagaaaagttgaaaaaaggtgaaaatttattttataactttcaaaTTGCTAAACTACTATATTGAATAGATGTTCTAGAGCACAAGCTGAATGGGACGAATCATTGAATTTAGCAAAAGTAAATAAAGTAGTGAAGggtttattagaaaattttggaTATCAGAATAAACACGGAATTTACATGTATCCAGAGGAGATGCTATATTTAGTTGAAACCGTAAGTATTAATCTAATTCggaatcatttttaattatttcaagttATTGTAGAATCGAATGGAAGTGTCTGTAAACAAAGTTCCTTTAACGGTACAAGAATGTTtcaatatagttttaaattcgCCAGAAAtgcaattaataaaatatagagtgtacaaaaaattgattcatcTAGGATATAAAGTATTTAGATACAGTGaatttgttagaaaatttgaaaaaattgaaaataaagaaacaattaCGCAAAAATGCGGATTTATCACTAATAATGAACAACAAAAACGTCAATTTCACGATCCCAAAGAGGAAACAAACCATAAAAAAGTTTGTGTAGACCATGATAGACCTGACGCGATTacacttaaaaataaatgtatcgAAAATATGTATGGAAGGCTAAAACAAATCGCCCCTCAAAAATATGTGCCAGGCAATAAAACTGGTATAGATCCAGATTACTGCgtttttcaatcgaaaaatcCTAGTAAAACAGATTTGTATTTCAATGTGTACATttggtaagtttttttttctattgtgaGGTTTGTTCTCATTTATTCACTTACATAAACAAtcgaattaattttataaaaattcatctGTCCGGCCCTGCACTTTGTTTACATTTCTGGCAacgatatttatatataacctaacctagttttgacatttcttcaataatatcaaatgACAGATGTAAATATATTTGGGAAATATGTcgccaattttttattatgtggATCAGAGCtatcataatttaaaaataattagcattaaataatgatttttttattagttaaaagatagaaaattaccctaatatataataattatataatggaataaaattacACTATGGATGTTTATACATTCAAATAAAGGCCAGTACTTTAACTGAATCAAGCTACGACATGCAGTTGGTTTAGTTCAAAATGTTGGCAAGTCGACGTATGTGATTGATAGTTTCCATTGGCAAACTATAATCAAAAAGCAGGACCGGGCTTGGCTTGGAACTTCATACCATTTCAAAATTCGATGTTTCAGTGAAACCAATATACTCGATCACgtggaatatttttcaaaacatccaAGTTTATATGTTATATGCAGTGGAGATAACATTTCTCTTTATAAAATGGGAGTAGTAAACATACCTACCATACAATTGAATTTGGACgactaaaatgaaatattttcgcTTTTGTATCGTAAAATGgggagaaaataaataaatattttgaaaactacaaattttatttggataaaaaactttattattgcTATAGCTTCAACAATTATATCGTAAGCGTGATTTTATTACTTTGGTACAATCGCTTTGGTTACAAATATCCGTAATcaactacaaaaaaatgtgtataaaataaacaaaacgtTGTTCGATGAAAATTTCTATATCCCTTGTACAATAATTTTGGTTGAGTACAAATCGAGTTTAATATAATTGACAgtattcaaaaaaagttgtttttgaaTAGGCAAGTGACAAACGAATGCAAATAATGTgcaaaaatgttgttttttttttaaataccctACTTACttagttgaattttttgtataaaccGTGTATTCTAAATATAGTCAATTGACAGTGTCTACGTTCTACTAAGTGGAACATTCCACCAAAACTGAtcatttccatagataaataatGAAACTCAACACGTTATATTGTGTAAAtacgtaaaaaattaatcaacaagATTAAATTAATGTCATTTGCTCTCTTAAAATCGATAAACTTATAATAAAACATATGTAAAATCAACAATATAagatttaaaactaataaaacacttttgactagaaaaattcgaaatattaaccaaaaaaatgataattcgAGTTTATTTAACATTCATTGGGTATATTTTATCCAGGACTGTACTTATGtaaattcattttgttataatttacgaccaaatttagaatttttttttaattggcgATTAAATACTGATTCTAATTAATTTAAGGTGtcacaaaaa includes:
- the LOC130893052 gene encoding uncharacterized protein LOC130893052; protein product: MNTMKLSLSTLVIFIVLKVIECFPLETSNERRERQLSYFDILPSKLDYNNLELTNGNYMPLTIEDNPLSRAVPSRKQNYDSPVYYIRMPPQPYVFVSGIGYVSPPVSHPMSQLLNIPVPFVSNGKPNSIYQWSGGFQNFPTEVAPTYPSYTQVKPKPQESTKKPLADSTIHRLPGNFAFNGKPEDIYVLRDSYNSLLSDVLQNVYP
- the LOC130892883 gene encoding ankyrin repeat domain-containing protein 40-like; this encodes MSGILEEKLREAASIGDTERVTMLLSQNVDVNSQNSVNGWTALHWAYKRGNENIIKLLNDHGANPDIKNFKGQTPNDLCPNLNTSNDTSDYGSKFIPNYLKNPPLQIDLELGNRMRKGSDFANMPITPLPVLQNDDLVLKVRVHGSSDPDFIEIEIPRWKLTYSHLMNVCCQELEILDSQVERIRKLPNTRLRKDSDVKRLRDYQALEVVIKSPLNGDKMTNCYPSISTKNQTILY
- the LOC130892882 gene encoding tRNA-splicing endonuclease subunit Sen54-like, with protein sequence MDEEVKDIIKCHRNPLTKVDLIGPKLFSKDSSLQTRNLISKNLESLENALRNRKVEKRCSRAQAEWDESLNLAKVNKVVKGLLENFGYQNKHGIYMYPEEMLYLVETNRMEVSVNKVPLTVQECFNIVLNSPEMQLIKYRVYKKLIHLGYKVFRYSEFVRKFEKIENKETITQKCGFITNNEQQKRQFHDPKEETNHKKVCVDHDRPDAITLKNKCIENMYGRLKQIAPQKYVPGNKTGIDPDYCVFQSKNPSKTDLYFNVYICETNILDHVEYFSKHPSLYVICSGDNISLYKMGVVNIPTIQLNLDD
- the LOC130892618 gene encoding SUN domain-containing protein 2-like, producing MFQKFEMHSTRRLCPSIPSQNGWKKYFYGIFFLISLYIIIVIIHHGEQIRGITEKINNVKQNVEDNIEIEGRIFRIETALHNMKREQETMRRNIRKSIQKELEKYSWDKTGRTDFALETSGGRIVRLSKDTENFDASKSILGITLCEGMHGPRAMLQADMSPGHCWALKGSSGGVVIKLLGKIKINAVTIEHIPENMSPTLDIQSAPKDFEIWGLKDVNEKGEYIGRFTFKLNGQSIQTFDINQSNFYSYIEFRVLTNHNNPDYTCVYRLRVHGILAT